One Sodalis praecaptivus DNA segment encodes these proteins:
- the queD gene encoding 6-carboxytetrahydropterin synthase QueD, whose product MITTLYKDFTFESAHRLPHVPAGHKCGRLHGHSFLVRLEVTGEVDPHTGWIMDFADLKAAFKPILNRLDHYYLNDIPGLENPTSEVLAQWIWQQLKPQLPLLSAVTVKETCTAGCVYRGQ is encoded by the coding sequence GTGATTACCACGTTATATAAAGATTTTACCTTTGAATCCGCCCACCGTTTGCCCCATGTCCCCGCGGGACATAAGTGCGGCCGACTGCATGGACACTCCTTTTTAGTGCGCCTGGAAGTGACCGGCGAAGTGGATCCCCACACCGGCTGGATTATGGATTTCGCCGACTTGAAGGCCGCCTTTAAACCCATCCTCAACCGGCTCGATCATTATTATCTTAATGATATCCCTGGTCTGGAGAATCCTACCAGCGAAGTGCTGGCGCAATGGATCTGGCAGCAGCTTAAACCGCAACTGCCGCTGTTAAGCGCCGTGACCGTCAAAGAAACCTGTACCGCGGGCTGCGTCTACCGCGGCCAATAA
- the mazG gene encoding nucleoside triphosphate pyrophosphohydrolase, whose amino-acid sequence MSEPHAATALHRLLTIMTRLRDPQAGCPWDKSQTFDSIAPCTLEETYEVLDAIARRDFGDLRAELGDLLFQVVFYAELAREQGQFDFTAICEAISDKLERRHPHLFGAAPVAPVDHRAQWERLKAQERAEKSRPSPLDDIPDALPALMKAQKIQQRCAAVGFDWSTLGPVLAKVHEEIDEVMHEARQPEVDSAKLAEEVGDLLFATVNLSRHLGQTAEVALQQANRKFERRFRQVEAIIDAQGLTLAQASLAQMEQAWQQVKRREKEA is encoded by the coding sequence ATGTCTGAACCGCATGCCGCAACGGCGCTGCACCGGCTGTTAACCATCATGACCCGTCTGCGCGACCCGCAGGCGGGCTGCCCCTGGGATAAAAGCCAGACTTTTGACTCCATCGCCCCCTGCACGCTGGAGGAGACCTATGAAGTGCTCGACGCCATCGCACGGCGCGACTTTGGCGACCTGCGCGCCGAGCTGGGCGATCTGCTGTTTCAGGTGGTGTTTTACGCCGAGCTGGCGCGCGAGCAGGGGCAATTCGATTTCACCGCGATCTGTGAGGCCATCAGCGATAAGCTTGAGCGTCGGCATCCGCACCTGTTCGGCGCCGCGCCGGTCGCGCCGGTGGATCATCGCGCGCAGTGGGAACGGCTGAAGGCGCAGGAGCGGGCGGAAAAATCCCGCCCGTCGCCGCTGGACGATATCCCCGACGCACTGCCGGCGCTGATGAAAGCCCAGAAAATCCAGCAGCGTTGCGCGGCGGTGGGTTTTGACTGGTCCACTCTCGGGCCGGTGCTGGCGAAAGTACATGAAGAGATCGATGAAGTCATGCATGAGGCGCGTCAGCCGGAGGTGGACTCGGCCAAGCTTGCGGAGGAGGTAGGTGATTTGCTGTTCGCCACGGTCAACCTGTCGCGCCATTTGGGCCAGACGGCGGAAGTGGCTCTGCAACAGGCCAACCGCAAATTCGAGCGCCGCTTCCGCCAGGTAGAAGCCATTATTGACGCACAGGGGCTTACGCTTGCGCAGGCAAGTCTGGCGCAAATGGAACAGGCCTGGCAGCAGGTCAAGCGCCGGGAAAAAGAGGCGTGA
- the pyrG gene encoding glutamine hydrolyzing CTP synthase translates to MTTNYIFVTGGVVSSLGKGIAAASLAAILEARGLNVTIMKLDPYINVDPGTMSPIQHGEVFVTEDGAETDLDLGHYERFIRTKMSRRNNFTTGRIYSDVLRKERRGDYLGATIQVIPHITNAIKERIIEGGEGHDVVLVEIGGTVGDIESLPFLEAIRQMAVEVGREHTLYMHLTLVPYMAASGEVKTKPTQHSVKELLSIGIQPDVLICRSDRSVPNNERAKIALFCNVPEKAVISLKDVDSIYKIPALLKSQGLDDYICKRFSLNCPEADLSEWEQVIYQQANPVGEVTIGMVGKYIELPDAYKSVIEALKHAGLKNRLTVNIRLIDSQDVETRGVEILKDLDAILIPGGFGYRGVEGKILTAQYAREQKIPYLGICLGMQVALIEFARHVAGMQDANSTEFVPDCKYPVVALITEWRDEDGNVEMRSEQSDLGGTMRLGSQPCHLADGSLARALYGEATIMERHRHRYEVNNMLLKHIEAAGLRVAGWSGDNKLVEIIEYPDHPWFVASQFHPEFTSTPRDGHPLFAGFVKAAGDYQKRAQK, encoded by the coding sequence ATGACAACAAACTATATTTTTGTAACCGGCGGGGTCGTCTCCTCCTTGGGTAAAGGCATTGCCGCAGCCTCCCTGGCGGCTATTCTCGAAGCCCGGGGCCTTAACGTTACCATCATGAAGCTGGACCCCTACATCAATGTGGATCCGGGTACCATGAGCCCTATTCAACACGGCGAGGTATTCGTCACCGAAGACGGTGCCGAAACGGATTTGGACTTAGGGCACTATGAGCGCTTTATCCGTACCAAAATGTCGCGCCGCAACAACTTCACCACCGGCCGCATCTATTCCGACGTGCTGCGCAAAGAGCGCCGCGGCGACTATCTGGGCGCCACCATTCAGGTGATTCCCCACATCACTAACGCCATTAAAGAACGCATTATCGAAGGCGGCGAAGGCCATGATGTGGTGCTCGTGGAAATTGGCGGTACGGTGGGGGATATTGAATCGCTGCCGTTTCTGGAAGCCATTCGCCAAATGGCGGTGGAAGTCGGACGCGAGCACACCCTCTACATGCACTTGACCCTGGTGCCCTATATGGCGGCGTCGGGGGAGGTGAAAACCAAACCGACCCAGCATTCGGTGAAAGAGCTGCTGTCCATCGGTATCCAGCCTGACGTGCTGATATGCCGTTCCGATCGGTCGGTGCCCAACAACGAACGGGCGAAAATTGCTTTATTCTGTAACGTGCCGGAAAAGGCGGTGATTTCGCTTAAAGATGTTGATTCAATTTATAAAATCCCGGCGCTATTGAAATCGCAAGGGCTGGACGATTATATTTGTAAACGATTCAGCTTGAACTGTCCCGAGGCGGATCTGTCAGAATGGGAGCAGGTGATTTACCAGCAGGCGAATCCGGTCGGTGAAGTGACCATTGGCATGGTCGGAAAATATATCGAGTTACCGGACGCCTATAAATCGGTTATCGAGGCCCTGAAACACGCCGGACTGAAAAATCGCCTGACGGTAAATATCCGCCTGATTGATTCTCAGGATGTTGAAACCCGCGGCGTCGAAATATTGAAAGATTTGGACGCTATCCTCATCCCCGGCGGCTTCGGCTATCGCGGCGTGGAGGGGAAGATCCTGACCGCGCAATACGCGCGCGAGCAAAAGATCCCCTACCTGGGCATCTGCCTGGGTATGCAGGTGGCGTTAATCGAATTTGCTCGCCATGTGGCGGGGATGCAGGATGCCAACTCCACCGAATTTGTGCCAGACTGTAAGTATCCGGTGGTGGCGCTTATCACCGAATGGCGCGATGAGGACGGCAATGTGGAAATGCGCAGCGAGCAAAGCGACCTGGGCGGCACCATGCGCCTCGGCAGCCAGCCCTGCCACCTGGCGGACGGCAGCCTGGCGCGAGCGTTATACGGCGAGGCCACCATTATGGAACGCCACCGCCATCGCTATGAAGTCAACAATATGCTGTTGAAACACATTGAGGCCGCCGGGCTGCGCGTCGCCGGCTGGTCTGGAGATAATAAGCTGGTGGAGATTATCGAATACCCGGATCATCCGTGGTTTGTCGCCAGCCAGTTCCACCCGGAGTTCACCTCGACGCCCCGTGATGGTCATCCGTTATTCGCGGGCTTCGTCAAAGCCGCGGGCGACTATCAAAAACGGGCGCAGAAATAA
- the cysJ gene encoding NADPH-dependent assimilatory sulfite reductase flavoprotein subunit, producing the protein MTKQVLPSTVLPLSAEQLDRLQAATGDFSPLQLAWISGYFWGRVAEGQPAGAVAPAQPKGAAAAAPITLLSASQTGNARRLAEQLRDDLIAAQLDVVLINAGDYKFKQIAQEKLLLVVTSTQGEGDPPEEAIALYKYLFSKKAPALPDTQFAVFGLGDSSYEHFAKTGKDFDSRLAALGAQRLHDRVDADVDYQSQAEAWRAAMVERLKARVAIASPAQQQLAVSGNVNEVDSSPYTKEAPLSAHLSVTQKITSRQSHKDVRHLEIDLADSGLRYQPGDALGVWYENDPALIGELLALLWLKGDEPVEVAGQTLSLGEALQKHYELTQNTPAIVERYAALARDEALLAVVADKAQLQQFALATPIVDMVRRAPVELRAEQLLGLLRPLTPRLYSIASSQAEVGEEVHITVGVVRYEIDGRPRTGGASGFLADRLAEDDELRVFIEHNDNFRLPSDPNTPVIMIGPGTGIAPFRAFLQQREADGAPGQNWLFFGNPHFTDDFLYQVEWQRYVKEGLLTKISLAWSRDQADKIYVQDRVREQGAEVWRWIQQGAHIYVCGDANRMARDVEQALVAVVAEHGGMDVEQADEFLSELRIERRYQRDVY; encoded by the coding sequence ATGACGAAACAGGTCCTCCCTTCCACAGTGCTGCCGCTAAGCGCGGAGCAGCTGGATCGCTTGCAGGCAGCGACCGGTGATTTTTCTCCCCTGCAACTGGCCTGGATTTCCGGTTATTTTTGGGGACGGGTAGCGGAAGGCCAGCCCGCGGGCGCCGTGGCGCCCGCACAGCCTAAGGGGGCCGCCGCCGCGGCGCCGATTACGCTGCTGAGCGCCTCGCAGACCGGCAACGCGCGCCGGTTGGCGGAGCAACTGCGCGATGATTTGATCGCCGCGCAGCTTGATGTGGTGCTGATTAACGCGGGCGATTATAAATTCAAACAGATCGCGCAGGAAAAACTGCTGCTGGTGGTGACCTCCACGCAGGGCGAGGGGGATCCGCCGGAAGAGGCGATCGCGCTGTATAAATATCTTTTCTCTAAAAAGGCGCCGGCGCTGCCGGATACCCAATTCGCCGTGTTCGGCCTGGGCGACAGCTCCTATGAGCACTTTGCCAAAACCGGCAAAGATTTCGACAGCCGGCTGGCGGCGCTGGGAGCGCAGCGTTTGCACGACCGGGTGGACGCCGATGTGGACTATCAGTCGCAGGCCGAGGCCTGGCGCGCCGCGATGGTGGAACGGCTGAAGGCGCGGGTGGCGATCGCCAGTCCGGCGCAGCAGCAATTGGCGGTCAGCGGCAATGTCAACGAAGTGGACTCCAGCCCCTACACCAAAGAGGCGCCGCTCAGCGCGCATTTGTCGGTGACTCAGAAGATAACCAGCCGGCAATCGCACAAAGATGTGCGCCATCTGGAGATCGATCTGGCGGATTCCGGGCTGCGTTATCAGCCAGGCGATGCGCTGGGGGTATGGTATGAAAACGATCCGGCGCTGATTGGCGAATTGCTGGCGCTGCTGTGGCTTAAGGGCGACGAGCCGGTCGAGGTGGCGGGGCAGACGCTATCCCTTGGCGAGGCGCTGCAAAAACATTATGAGCTAACGCAAAACACCCCGGCCATCGTAGAGCGCTATGCCGCCCTGGCGCGGGATGAGGCGCTGTTGGCGGTCGTGGCGGACAAAGCGCAATTGCAACAATTTGCGCTTGCGACGCCTATCGTCGATATGGTGCGCCGCGCGCCCGTTGAACTGCGCGCCGAGCAGCTTTTGGGGCTGCTGCGCCCGCTGACGCCGCGCCTGTATTCCATCGCGTCGTCGCAGGCGGAGGTGGGCGAAGAGGTGCATATTACCGTGGGCGTGGTGCGCTATGAAATCGATGGCCGGCCGCGCACCGGCGGCGCCAGCGGCTTTTTGGCCGACAGGTTGGCGGAAGACGATGAGCTGCGGGTATTTATCGAGCACAACGATAATTTTCGTCTGCCGAGCGATCCCAACACGCCGGTGATTATGATAGGGCCGGGTACCGGGATCGCGCCGTTCCGGGCGTTCTTGCAGCAGCGCGAGGCCGACGGCGCGCCGGGGCAAAATTGGCTGTTCTTCGGCAATCCCCATTTTACCGATGACTTTCTTTACCAGGTGGAATGGCAGCGCTATGTCAAAGAGGGGCTGCTGACCAAAATCAGTCTTGCCTGGTCGCGGGATCAGGCGGACAAAATCTACGTGCAGGATAGAGTGCGCGAGCAGGGCGCCGAAGTGTGGCGCTGGATCCAGCAGGGCGCGCATATTTATGTCTGCGGCGACGCCAACCGCATGGCCCGTGATGTCGAGCAGGCGCTGGTGGCGGTGGTGGCCGAGCACGGCGGCATGGATGTTGAGCAAGCGGACGAATTTTTAAGTGAGCTGCGCATTGAGCGCCGTTATCAGCGGGATGTCTATTGA
- a CDS encoding aminopeptidase, with the protein MRYPACLRVAFWLLVSALPPPAVQATSTPSPERYAQAQTRAIATYFPGRMAGSPTELLAAEQLQQQFRALGYQSDLRAFNTRYRYGTPGDKVDWRRITASSTIAAKAGQAGKGEILVIAHLDTYLPRGDRDLNLNLGGLTLQGVDDNAAGLGIMLALARELGQLPLQVGVRFVALSAGVPDLAGSQEYLDRMSPREKQQTRLVVNVQQLIAGEKLRVDYQLPAGTSALSAQINALRAQARRAGIPLLLSEGLRDRPACPSLLLPFARAGLPVLEMTSGVAGDSCLERKVSAHFPQGTVRYQSQRDNVLWLDRHLHGQLARRTRDSLILLRPLLRDLTGAAQTKAAANRDRAGRQA; encoded by the coding sequence ATGCGTTACCCCGCTTGCCTGCGTGTTGCGTTCTGGCTCTTGGTCAGCGCGTTGCCGCCGCCGGCCGTCCAGGCCACCTCCACGCCTTCCCCTGAACGCTATGCCCAAGCGCAAACACGCGCTATCGCCACCTATTTTCCCGGCCGTATGGCGGGCAGTCCCACGGAGTTGCTGGCCGCCGAGCAGTTGCAGCAGCAATTTCGCGCGCTGGGCTATCAAAGCGACCTGCGCGCCTTCAATACCCGCTACCGCTACGGCACGCCGGGCGACAAAGTGGACTGGCGCCGCATTACCGCCAGCTCCACCATCGCCGCCAAAGCCGGCCAGGCCGGAAAAGGGGAAATTCTGGTCATTGCCCACCTCGACACTTACCTGCCGCGCGGCGATCGCGATCTGAACCTCAATCTGGGTGGTTTGACGCTACAGGGGGTGGACGACAATGCCGCCGGACTGGGTATCATGCTGGCCCTGGCGCGCGAACTGGGTCAGCTGCCGCTGCAGGTCGGCGTGCGTTTTGTCGCCTTGAGCGCCGGCGTTCCCGACCTGGCGGGCAGCCAGGAGTATCTGGACCGCATGTCGCCACGGGAGAAACAGCAAACGCGGCTGGTGGTGAATGTGCAGCAGCTGATCGCCGGTGAAAAGCTGCGCGTGGATTATCAGCTGCCGGCGGGCACCAGCGCGCTGTCGGCGCAGATCAACGCCCTGCGCGCGCAGGCCCGCCGCGCCGGCATACCGCTGCTGCTCAGCGAAGGGTTGCGCGATCGTCCGGCATGCCCGTCGCTGCTGCTGCCGTTCGCCCGCGCCGGACTGCCGGTGCTGGAGATGACTTCCGGGGTGGCCGGCGACAGCTGCCTAGAGCGGAAAGTCAGCGCCCACTTCCCGCAGGGCACGGTACGTTATCAGAGCCAGCGCGATAATGTATTGTGGCTTGACCGCCACCTTCACGGGCAGCTGGCGCGCCGCACCCGCGACAGCCTGATCCTGCTGCGGCCGCTGCTGCGCGATCTTACCGGCGCCGCGCAGACCAAAGCCGCGGCGAACCGTGACCGCGCCGGCAGGCAGGCCTAA
- the cysI gene encoding assimilatory sulfite reductase (NADPH) hemoprotein subunit gives MSEQQPKAKFSDNERLKGESHFLRGTIAQDLQDGLTGGFNGDNFQLIRFHGMYQQDDRDLRAERAEAKLEPLINMMLRCRLPGGVITPQQWLGIDAFAAEETFYGSIRLTTRQTFQFHGVLKPKLKGMHQLLHRLGLDSIATAGDVNRNVMCTSNPIESVLHRQAWEWAKKISEHLLPKTRAYAEIWLDGEKTETTDQEPILGPTYLPRKFKTTVVVPPLNDVDLHANDLNFVAISDNGQLVGFNVLVGGGLAMTHGDKSTYPRKASEFGFIALEDTLKIAEAVVTTQRDWGNRANRKNAKTKYTLEREGVGAFREEVEIRAGVQFAPIRPYAFTERGDRFGWVKGIDNQWHLTLFIENGRILDYPDRTLKTGLAEIARIHKGDFRLTANQNLIIAGVDKKDKAAIEALARRHGLINDDVSAQRKASMACVAFPTCPLAMAEAERFLPQFVSKVENIMSGHGLGDDEIILRVTGCPNGCGRAMLAEIGLVGKAIGRYNLYLGGDRIGTRIPRMYRENITEDEILSIIDDTAGRWARERQPRESYGDYVVRAGIVRPVVDSARDFYD, from the coding sequence ATGAGCGAACAACAACCGAAAGCCAAATTCTCCGACAACGAACGGTTAAAGGGCGAAAGCCATTTTCTGCGCGGTACCATCGCGCAGGATTTGCAGGACGGGCTGACCGGCGGCTTCAATGGCGATAATTTTCAGTTGATCCGCTTTCACGGCATGTACCAGCAAGACGATCGCGACCTGCGCGCCGAGCGCGCCGAGGCGAAGCTGGAGCCGCTGATTAATATGATGCTGCGCTGCCGCCTGCCGGGCGGGGTGATCACGCCGCAGCAGTGGCTGGGCATCGACGCGTTCGCCGCCGAAGAGACTTTCTACGGCAGCATCCGCCTGACTACCCGGCAAACCTTCCAGTTTCACGGCGTGCTTAAGCCAAAGCTGAAAGGCATGCATCAACTGCTGCACCGTCTGGGACTGGACTCTATCGCGACCGCCGGCGACGTTAACCGTAACGTAATGTGCACCTCCAATCCCATCGAGTCGGTGCTGCATCGGCAGGCCTGGGAATGGGCGAAGAAGATCTCCGAACATCTGCTGCCGAAAACCCGCGCCTATGCGGAAATCTGGCTGGACGGCGAAAAGACCGAAACCACCGACCAGGAACCGATCCTGGGGCCGACCTATCTGCCGCGTAAATTTAAAACCACGGTGGTGGTGCCGCCGCTGAACGATGTGGATTTGCACGCCAACGATCTGAACTTTGTCGCCATCAGCGATAACGGCCAATTGGTGGGGTTCAACGTGCTGGTGGGCGGTGGCCTGGCGATGACCCACGGCGATAAGAGCACCTATCCGCGCAAGGCCAGCGAGTTCGGCTTTATCGCCCTGGAGGATACGCTGAAAATCGCCGAAGCGGTGGTGACCACGCAGCGTGACTGGGGCAACCGCGCCAATCGCAAGAACGCCAAGACCAAATATACCCTGGAGCGTGAAGGCGTCGGCGCGTTTCGCGAGGAAGTGGAAATCCGCGCGGGCGTTCAATTCGCCCCTATCCGCCCTTATGCTTTTACCGAACGCGGCGATCGCTTCGGCTGGGTCAAGGGGATCGATAACCAATGGCATCTGACGCTGTTTATCGAAAACGGCCGCATCCTTGATTACCCGGATCGCACGCTAAAAACCGGCCTGGCGGAAATCGCCCGCATCCATAAAGGGGATTTCCGCTTGACCGCCAACCAAAACCTGATTATCGCCGGCGTCGATAAGAAGGATAAAGCGGCTATCGAAGCGCTGGCGCGGCGCCACGGGCTGATTAACGATGATGTCAGTGCGCAGCGTAAGGCATCCATGGCCTGCGTGGCGTTTCCCACCTGTCCGCTGGCGATGGCCGAAGCCGAACGTTTCCTGCCGCAGTTTGTCAGTAAGGTGGAGAACATCATGTCGGGTCACGGGCTGGGAGACGACGAGATTATCCTGCGCGTGACCGGCTGCCCGAACGGCTGCGGTCGCGCGATGCTGGCGGAAATCGGGCTGGTGGGTAAAGCCATTGGCCGCTATAACTTGTATTTGGGCGGCGATCGCATTGGTACCCGCATTCCGCGCATGTACCGGGAAAATATTACCGAAGACGAAATCCTGAGCATCATTGATGACACGGCAGGCCGCTGGGCGCGTGAGCGCCAGCCGCGTGAATCCTACGGCGATTATGTCGTGCGGGCCGGCATAGTGCGCCCGGTAGTGGATTCGGCGCGCGACTTTTACGATTAA
- a CDS encoding phosphoadenylyl-sulfate reductase, translating to MSDWDLGELTALDKTQQTAALAAVNQQLESQTAEQRVAWALEHLPEQAVLSSSFGIQAAVSLHLVTRQRPDIPVILTDTGYLFPETYRFIDELTETLGLNLQIFRANTSPAWQEARYGKLWEQGVEGIERYNQLNKVEPMNRALATLGAGTWFAGLRREQSGSRARLPVLAIQRGVFKLLPIIDWDNRQVYHYLTRHGLSYHPLWEQGYLSVGDTHTTRKWEPGMSEEETRFFGLKRECGLHEG from the coding sequence ATGAGCGATTGGGATCTCGGCGAATTAACCGCGCTGGACAAGACGCAGCAAACGGCGGCGCTGGCGGCGGTTAATCAGCAGTTGGAAAGCCAAACGGCGGAACAGCGGGTCGCCTGGGCGCTGGAGCATCTGCCTGAGCAGGCGGTGCTGTCATCAAGCTTTGGTATTCAGGCGGCGGTCAGTCTGCATCTGGTGACCCGCCAGCGTCCGGATATTCCGGTGATTTTGACCGACACGGGTTATCTGTTCCCGGAAACTTACCGCTTTATCGATGAGCTGACCGAGACGCTGGGGCTTAACCTACAGATCTTCCGCGCCAACACCTCCCCCGCCTGGCAGGAGGCGCGCTACGGCAAGCTGTGGGAGCAGGGCGTCGAGGGTATTGAACGCTATAACCAGCTCAACAAAGTAGAACCGATGAACCGCGCGCTGGCGACCCTTGGCGCCGGGACCTGGTTCGCGGGTCTGCGGCGCGAGCAGTCCGGTAGCCGCGCCCGGTTACCGGTGCTGGCGATCCAGCGCGGCGTGTTTAAGCTGCTGCCGATTATCGACTGGGATAATCGGCAGGTTTATCACTATCTCACCCGCCACGGCCTGAGCTATCACCCGCTGTGGGAGCAGGGATACCTGTCGGTGGGCGATACCCACACGACGCGCAAATGGGAGCCGGGCATGAGCGAGGAGGAGACGCGCTTTTTCGGGCTGAAGCGCGAGTGCGGCCTGCATGAAGGCTAA
- the queE gene encoding 7-carboxy-7-deazaguanine synthase QueE, which produces MQYPLNEIFQTLQGEGYFTGVPAIFIRLQGCPVGCSWCDTKHTWQQDETDHVPAGEIPLKTADSSRWASLTAEEMIAMIAQQGWTARHVVITGGEPCLHDLMPLTHALEQQGYSCQIETSGTQEVHCTPQTWVTVSPKINMRGGLPVLAQALGRSDEIKHPVARQRDIDELDALLQTLHDTKQRVIALQPISQKEAATRLCIETCIARNWRLSMQTHKYLNIA; this is translated from the coding sequence ATGCAGTACCCGCTTAACGAAATTTTCCAGACCCTCCAGGGCGAAGGCTATTTTACCGGCGTGCCGGCGATCTTTATTCGTCTGCAGGGGTGTCCGGTGGGATGCAGCTGGTGCGATACCAAACATACCTGGCAACAGGACGAGACCGATCATGTGCCGGCGGGGGAAATACCGCTGAAGACCGCCGACAGCAGCCGCTGGGCCAGCCTCACGGCGGAGGAGATGATCGCGATGATCGCGCAGCAGGGCTGGACCGCCCGGCACGTCGTGATAACCGGCGGCGAGCCCTGTTTGCATGATTTGATGCCCCTGACCCACGCCCTGGAACAGCAGGGTTACAGCTGCCAGATTGAAACCAGCGGTACCCAGGAGGTTCACTGCACGCCGCAAACCTGGGTGACGGTGTCGCCGAAAATCAATATGCGCGGTGGTTTGCCGGTGCTGGCACAGGCGCTGGGCCGCAGCGATGAAATCAAGCATCCGGTGGCGCGACAGCGCGATATCGACGAGTTGGATGCGCTGTTGCAGACCCTGCATGATACAAAACAGCGGGTTATCGCGCTCCAGCCCATCAGTCAGAAAGAGGCGGCCACCCGCTTGTGTATCGAGACCTGCATCGCCCGTAACTGGCGGTTATCGATGCAAACCCACAAGTACCTCAACATCGCCTAA
- the eno gene encoding phosphopyruvate hydratase: MSKIVKVIGREIIDSRGNPTVEAEVHLEGGFVGLAAAPSGASTGSREALELRDGDKSRFLGKGVTKAVDAVNGPIAQALTGKDAKDQAALDKTMIDLDGTENKSKFGANAILAVSLAAAKAAAASKGMPLYEHIAELNGTPGKFSMPLPMMNIINGGEHADNNVDIQEFMIQPVGAKTIKEAVRMGSEVFHNLAKVLKGKGMNTAVGDEGGYAPNLESNAAALAAIKEAVEKAGYVLGKDITLAMDCAASEFFEESTGNYNLKGEGKTFTSQEFTHYLEDLTKQYPIVSIEDGLNESDWDGFAYQTKVLGDKIQLVGDDLFVTNTKILKEGIDKGIANSILIKFNQIGSLTETLAAIKMAKDAGYTTIISHRSGETEDATIADLAVGTAAGQIKTGSMSRSDRVAKYNQLIRIEEALGDRAPFNGLREVKGQA; this comes from the coding sequence ATGTCCAAAATTGTAAAAGTCATTGGCCGTGAAATCATCGACTCCCGCGGAAATCCGACCGTAGAAGCAGAAGTACACCTGGAGGGTGGTTTCGTTGGTCTGGCTGCTGCGCCGTCGGGCGCCTCCACCGGTTCGCGCGAAGCGCTGGAGCTGCGTGACGGCGACAAATCCCGTTTCCTGGGCAAAGGCGTCACCAAAGCGGTTGACGCGGTGAACGGTCCTATCGCTCAGGCCCTGACTGGTAAAGACGCCAAAGATCAGGCCGCGCTGGATAAAACCATGATCGACCTGGACGGCACCGAAAACAAATCCAAGTTTGGCGCCAACGCCATTCTGGCCGTGTCGCTCGCCGCCGCCAAAGCCGCCGCTGCCTCCAAAGGCATGCCTTTGTATGAGCATATCGCGGAGCTGAACGGCACCCCTGGCAAATTCTCCATGCCGCTGCCGATGATGAACATCATCAACGGCGGTGAACACGCCGATAACAACGTCGACATTCAGGAATTCATGATTCAGCCGGTCGGCGCGAAGACCATCAAAGAAGCGGTACGTATGGGCTCAGAAGTGTTCCACAATCTGGCCAAGGTACTGAAGGGCAAAGGCATGAACACCGCCGTGGGTGACGAGGGCGGCTATGCGCCGAACCTGGAATCCAACGCCGCGGCGCTGGCCGCTATCAAGGAAGCGGTTGAGAAAGCCGGTTATGTGCTGGGTAAAGATATCACCCTGGCGATGGACTGCGCGGCCTCTGAGTTCTTTGAAGAATCTACCGGTAACTACAACTTGAAAGGCGAAGGCAAAACCTTCACCTCGCAGGAGTTCACCCACTACCTGGAAGATCTCACCAAACAGTACCCGATCGTTTCCATTGAAGATGGCCTGAACGAGTCCGACTGGGACGGTTTTGCTTACCAGACCAAAGTGCTGGGCGACAAAATCCAGCTGGTGGGCGACGATCTTTTCGTGACCAATACCAAGATCCTGAAAGAAGGTATCGACAAAGGTATCGCCAACTCCATCCTTATCAAATTCAACCAGATTGGTTCGCTGACTGAAACGCTGGCGGCGATCAAGATGGCCAAGGATGCCGGTTATACCACCATCATTTCCCACCGTTCCGGCGAAACCGAAGACGCGACCATCGCCGACCTGGCGGTAGGGACCGCGGCTGGCCAGATCAAAACCGGTTCGATGAGCCGTTCCGACCGCGTGGCAAAATACAACCAGCTGATTCGTATCGAAGAAGCCCTGGGTGACCGCGCGCCGTTCAACGGTCTGCGTGAAGTGAAAGGCCAGGCGTAA